A genomic segment from Diospyros lotus cultivar Yz01 chromosome 5, ASM1463336v1, whole genome shotgun sequence encodes:
- the LOC127802889 gene encoding heterodimeric geranylgeranyl pyrophosphate synthase small subunit, chloroplastic-like: MALSMVAASYPRLYVGTRRPFLQPKIRCAVSSSASVSNKFDLRTYWTTLIGEINQKLDEAIFVQYPQQIYEAMRYSVLAKGAKRAPPVMCVAACELFGGDRLAAFPTACALEMVHAASLIHDDLPCMDDDPSRRGQPSNHRVFGVDMAILAGDALFPLGFRHIVSNTPPDLVPEPRLLRVIAEIARAVGSTGMAAGQFLDLEGGPNSVEFVQEKKFGEMGECSAACGGLLAGAEDEEIQRLRRYGRAVGVLYQVVDDVLEEKMKTPERMAEDRKEAEKKKKGKSYVGVYGVEKAMEVAEDLRAKAKRELDGLEKYGERVVPLYSFVDYAADRGFSVG; encoded by the exons atGGCCCTCTCTATGGTTGCAGCATCGTATCCTCGGCTCTACGTGGGGACGAGACGGCCATTTTTGCAGCCCAAAATTCGGTGTGCTGTTTCTTCCTCTGCTTCAGTTTCGAACAAATTCGATCTTCGAACCTACTGGACGACGCTGATCGGAGAAATCAACCAGAAGCTGGACGAAGCCATATTCGTGCAGTATCCGCAACAGATCTACGAGGCCATGCGTTACTCTGTTCTCGCCAAGGGTGCGAAACGCGCCCCTCCAGTCATGTGCGTCGCCGCTTGCGAGCTCTTCGGCGGCGACCGCCTCGCCGCCTTCCCCACCGCCTGCGCCCTCGAAATG GTTCACGCCGCGTCGTTGATACACGACGACTTGCCGTGCATGGACGACGACCCGTCCCGTCGGGGACAACCGTCAAACCACAGAGTCTTCGGCGTGGACATGGCGATCCTCGCCGGCGACGCCTTGTTCCCGCTGGGGTTCCGCCACATCGTGTCGAACACGCCGCCGGACCTCGTCCCTGAGCCGCGGCTCCTCCGCGTGATCGCCGAGATAGCCCGGGCAGTGGGGTCCACGGGCATGGCGGCCGGGCAGTTCCTGGACCTGGAGGGAGGGCCCAACTCGGTGGAATTCGTGCAGGAGAAGAAGTTCGGGGAGATGGGCGAGTGCTCCGCCGCGTGCGGCGGCCTACTGGCGGGCGCCGAAGACGAGGAGATCCAGCGGCTGAGAAGGTACGGCCGAGCAGTCGGGGTTCTGTACCAGGTGGTTGATGATGTGTtggaagagaagatgaagaccCCGGAAAGAATGGCGGAGGATAGGAAGGAggcggagaagaagaagaagggaaagagCTACGTGGGTGTTTATGGCGTGGAGAAAGCCATGGAAGTGGCTGAAGATCTGAGAGCAAAGGCGAAGAGAGAGCTGGATGGGTTAGAGAAATACGGAGAGAGGGTGGTTCCACTCTACAGCTTTGTAGATTATGCTGCCGATAGAGGTTTCAGCGTCGGGTGA